From a single Nostoc edaphicum CCNP1411 genomic region:
- a CDS encoding universal stress protein encodes MSDNSNASSAGTAPLNSGSYSLYPARRRGKHKIFIGMAPGVGKTYRMLEEGHALKQEGIDVVVGLLETHGRKETAEKAEGLEILPRKQYPRGELTLTDMDTDAILKRSPQLVLIDELAHTNVPGSPREKRYEDVEVVLAAGIDVYSTMNVQHLESLNDLVARITSVIVRERVPDRILDDADEIVVVDVTPETLQERLLEGKIYEPQKIQQSLDNFFQRRNLIALRELALREVADNVEENAIATIPNGQFCNIHERVLVCVSTYPNSVQLLRRGARLANYMNAPLYTLFVADPERFLTKEESLHIHTCEKLCKEFEGTFIRVTNSNVANAIAEVAEKYRITQIVIGESQRSRWQMLIKGSLTQKLVRLLKNIDLHIIASEKMVSPK; translated from the coding sequence ATGTCAGACAATAGTAATGCTAGTTCGGCTGGCACTGCACCTTTAAATTCTGGAAGTTACTCGCTTTATCCGGCACGACGACGGGGAAAGCATAAAATATTTATTGGCATGGCTCCTGGGGTAGGTAAAACTTACCGAATGCTGGAAGAGGGACATGCACTCAAGCAGGAAGGAATTGATGTCGTTGTTGGGCTTTTGGAAACCCACGGACGGAAAGAGACGGCTGAAAAAGCAGAGGGACTGGAGATTTTACCCCGTAAGCAATATCCTCGTGGTGAGTTGACGCTAACGGATATGGATACAGATGCTATTTTAAAGCGATCGCCCCAATTAGTCTTAATCGATGAACTTGCTCATACTAACGTCCCTGGTTCCCCACGTGAAAAACGCTACGAAGATGTAGAAGTAGTTTTAGCAGCAGGTATTGATGTCTACTCCACAATGAATGTCCAGCACTTGGAAAGCCTTAATGACTTAGTAGCTAGAATTACAAGTGTGATAGTCCGTGAGCGTGTTCCTGATAGGATTCTGGATGATGCAGACGAAATAGTAGTAGTGGATGTCACACCGGAAACACTGCAAGAACGATTGTTAGAAGGAAAGATTTATGAACCGCAAAAAATCCAACAATCCCTCGATAACTTTTTCCAACGCCGTAACCTGATTGCTTTGCGGGAGTTGGCTTTGCGGGAAGTAGCAGACAACGTGGAAGAAAATGCGATTGCGACTATCCCCAATGGGCAATTTTGTAATATCCACGAGCGAGTTTTGGTGTGTGTATCCACCTATCCCAACTCAGTGCAACTGTTACGCCGGGGTGCGAGGCTGGCTAACTATATGAACGCGCCACTTTATACCTTATTCGTTGCCGATCCAGAACGCTTCCTTACCAAAGAGGAAAGCTTACACATCCACACTTGTGAGAAACTTTGTAAAGAATTTGAAGGTACTTTCATTCGTGTTACCAACAGTAACGTAGCTAATGCGATCGCAGAAGTCGCCGAGAAATATCGGATTACCCAAATTGTAATTGGAGAGAGTCAGCGATCGCGCTGGCAAATGCTCATAAAAGGATCTTTGACGCAAAAATTAGTGCGCTTGCTCAAAAATATCGATTTACATATTATTGCCAGCGAAAAAATGGTTTCACCCAAATAA
- the kdpC gene encoding K(+)-transporting ATPase subunit C, translated as MAIIRETIRAIFITLMLWLLTAIIYPLIILVVGQVFLPYQANGSIMLNLNNEPIGSALIGQLFTSERYFHPRPSTIRYSQGKRARPTGISGASNLAASNPELLKRILEQSNQLRDENLQPIADIIYTSASGLDPHISFRAARQQLTRVAGARGIKEDEILPLINKYTDGRFLWIFGEPGVNVLRLNYALDLQDINRQQN; from the coding sequence ATGGCTATTATTCGAGAAACCATCAGAGCAATTTTTATAACTCTAATGCTTTGGTTGTTGACTGCAATCATCTATCCTCTGATAATCCTTGTAGTGGGTCAAGTCTTTTTGCCTTATCAAGCTAATGGCAGCATCATGCTGAATCTAAATAATGAACCCATTGGTTCGGCTTTGATTGGTCAGCTGTTCACATCTGAGCGATATTTCCATCCTCGTCCCAGTACTATTAGATATAGCCAAGGCAAAAGAGCCAGGCCAACTGGTATATCTGGAGCCAGCAATCTCGCTGCTAGCAATCCAGAGCTACTAAAGCGGATTCTAGAACAGTCAAATCAATTGCGAGACGAAAATCTTCAACCGATCGCCGATATAATTTATACCTCTGCTTCCGGTTTAGATCCACATATTTCCTTCAGAGCAGCACGGCAACAATTGACACGGGTTGCTGGTGCGCGGGGAATAAAAGAAGATGAGATTCTACCTTTAATTAATAAGTATACTGATGGCAGATTTTTATGGATTTTTGGTGAGCCAGGGGTCAATGTTCTGCGATTGAATTATGCTCTTGACTTACAAGATATTAATCGTCAGCAAAATTAA